The Malus sylvestris chromosome 3, drMalSylv7.2, whole genome shotgun sequence genomic sequence gGAAGGTTTATCTTGTTCTTTAAACCAGAGAGGCGTACTAGGaatagataaaaaaataaatatataaaaaaaatagaaagaattgTCTTATATTGTTGGACTCCGTAAGCCCAAAGCCCGAACCTCAATTCATTAAGCCCATAAAAATATGGGTCGTCCCATAAACCTTATTGTACGGAACATAAAGCCCGAACATTTTATGGGCTTTGTGTGCTACGGCTTATGGACTTTATGTacattttagggtttaggaaccAAAATTTTCGGAAAATTTTAAGGTCGAAACAATTTCGGATTCGGAATGGAAATTTTCGATTCGGATTGGGCGCTTCCAATTCAATTTGCACCCCTACTTGCATGGTATGTATATGAGATAAAGATTGATTATGGAATAAACATCCATGTTAAGGAGATACCCTTAATTTTTAGGTATTTCATACCGAAATTCATGTAGGATTCACCTTTTTATTCATTCCCTTGTCCCTTGGTGTTAGTAAACAAAGGCTATAACAACTGAACGTGCTCTTTCCAAGCTGAATGCACACTAGTAGCCTGCCACGTGAATCATTTTGACAGATAGTTGTTATTAGTTGGTAAGGTTACGCACTCACTTTGAGCCAACTAATTGACCATCGCATGAGAATCCAACCCATAGGAAGAGATACGACTATTGAATGTTTCAGTTACCTAAACGTGTTGGATTTGGATCACAAAATTGAACACAATTCAATTACTAAACGTGTAATCGAAtacttgttgaccctaaaaactatcaagTTTACATGGCCGCGCAGGCCGGAtgattaataagctaactacatcattcggttgtatgcggggtgtgccaactcgttggtcaaggagtaaaatatgttgatatcGCGTGCGGCGTGctgctgacttctcgatcttgctaCTGCAGCCGAAGAAGGATCACGTCTTGGCCTTTGGGTTTTAGAGCCTAAAGacaagttcacaaatcgtccgGGTTCAGTCTCGGTAATTATATTCGTGAGAGTATAAGTACGCCGAACTGGTATCAGACTATACGGACACAAATACTTGAAAGAGATaaatgtcttgatggtaaatatGGTTCGACCGTTGGAATGCCGAACTATAAAAtgtacttgtgaatatccaatcataaaataaaactggTCGTTGAATGTGCTGAGCCTAGTAATCTGTAACACTTCACTTCGTCAAGaaagctgatgagatgacctctaccaacaatGACTCGGAAATCCTTATTGACCGAGACTTAGATAAATAATCAGTCGGTCTCGAAGCAGTGTTGTCTATCCAAACTTAAGGTGCTCCTCGGTTGGCTAATTCTATTACTCCAGTGTtgtctatccaaactgaatATGTCGTCAATTGCCTTCACAATgatatttatccaaactaaagatgtgttgGTGGGAAGAAATGGGGAGAGGAAAAAATCTCAGggttgttgagaagctttgcGCATGGcactttgtgtgttgatttgaagTGGGCATGAATGATGCACTCCCTTCTCTATTAATAACAACAAACCCCCCTTATGGTCAAACTAGAGATGCACTTAGATTAGAACTCCTCATCCTAATCTGATTAGGTTTCGGCCAATCCTAACCCCTATATGACTTTGAACCAAGCTCTTTAACAAATAAGATTCATTCCCTAATTCTAAGCATCTTTAGCTTTAAGACTCCTTGTTAAACTAGGGTTCGACTACCTCACCCTTATCTTAAACTAATCTTCATTGCAACAGGATTCGGCCAACCTTGACTGGACAACCCATGACAAGATTCTAGATGAATGTTATTGGGCCAAGAATGACTCTAAGCTCGgcccaaaaatattattttgggcccaaacaagaCTTTATGGTGATCGGGTTAGTTCGGTTTGGTTGACGGTTTTCAAGTCCTTATCCACCTTCGACACAACACAGGTTGGTTTAATGTCCAAAAACCGACCAACTCCCTCCCTCATGAATTCGCCTATGACCTGAATCGAACAATAATTTTGGGCTGGTATATCGATTTTGCGATTAAAATGTCCTACCCTACATCCTTGTTGGAAAAAGATGCTCAACTTGCAGCGGTTGAGCCTCGTTTAGTGTCAATTAAACAGTTAAACATCGTAAAATATTCGGGCCATACATTCGGCCCctatattctttattttttaattggcCCTTACTTTTTCCcttcattgttttttttaattttgaatagtAACCCTCACATATGTTGGTCCCAAATGGACCGATACttaaatataaggaaaactaatgaaaaatgtttgaaaactttgagttttaaagatatggacaaaataaagggtaaaatgaatagtactaggtttgactttttagtgtaaaaatatggtttttcgttaaaatgaacagtattcGCGGacatttcattaaaactcccttaaataTATAATCAAAATTCCGATAAATAAATAACCAAAATTAAACAGACGGATTCGTAGCATtacttttttatataatttttttacaaatattttgtGAAGTCTATTTCATAATGTGTTTTAACAATTCGAgctgtttattttttaaatattcctTCTAAGATTATGTCTATAAAAAATCACCTAATTTTGAAACTATATGACGATTGAATTGAGAATTTAGGATTTCTTTGTAAAATTGTATTCctcaattttcttcactacaaataaatattttaatagttttAAATTTGTCTGATTTTTGGTAAAGATAatctataaataaaatttaaaaaatgaactattcaaaatattaaaatacattacaagTGCGCTTTCACAAATTATGTAAAAAATTGATACGCGAATCCATCAcgaattaaattattaaaataaatatatatggcAAAATTGTAACCGTtgcttcttcatcttcatcctAAATGTAATGCATaaaaaactccaaaaactccACTAATATTCTTCCTAATTTTCTTTCGGTCAGGAAAAAGTAATGCAACGTTTTCAATTTAGTCAACATTTTTTGTTGGCACTACGATTAAAGTAAGTACAGTGATTGCATATTTTAATGGGAACTGAATAAATCAAGAGGCACAGAACTGAAGACAAAAGGATAGAAAGGTGAGTGGTGGTGAAAGCGAAGAGGGGAAGACGCTAGAGTTCAAGCCGACATGGGTGGTCGCGGCGGTGTGCACGGTGATCGTCCCCCTTTCTCTTGCCGCCGAGCGCTTCCTCCACTACGGCGACAAGTACCTGAAGAGGAAGAACCAGACGTCGCCGTCTTCCAGAACCTCATCTCCAAGTTCTGCGCCTCGGAGGACGTGATGGCGCATCTCTTGCCGTGCAAACTTCCCGGCAAGGCTGAGGAGGCAAAACCCACCTCCCATTTGCGTGGAATGCGGCGGCTCTTCTCGGAGGAGGGGTCGTTGCAGATGGGGTACTGCGCCAAAAAACACAAGGTGCCGTTGCTGTCGCTCGAAGCTCTGCACCATCTGCACATCTTCATCTTCGTCCTCGCCGTCGTCCACGTCCGCTTCTGCATTAGCCTGCCACGTGAATCATTCTGATGGATAGTTGTTAGTTGGTAAGGTTATGCACTCACTTCAATTACTAAACGTGTAATTGAAGACTTTATGGTGATCGGGTTAGTTCGGTTTGGTTGACGGTTTTCAAGTCCTTATCCACCTTCGACACAACACAGGTTGGTTCAGTGTCCAAAAACCGACCAACTCCCTCCCTAGCGGATTCACCTCAACCTGAATCGAACAGTAATTTTGGTTTGGTACATCGATTTTGCGATTAAAATGTCCTACCCTACATCCTTGTTGGAAAAAGACGCTCAACTTGCAACGGTTGAGTTCCATTTGGTGTCAATTAAACGGTTAAACATCGTAATAAGTAATGGTTTGGTTGTGcgtttataaaaagtgggtatactttaaacatttaaaaataatttattttcacaattttaagtgaaaaaaaattgaaaacgtaaaacagtaaaaataagtttattttcatacacaatattaattttttttcaaaatacagTAATACCAAATCATTCCTAAATCCGGCGCATACCTTCTCCccgcatattttttttattttttaattggcCCTTACTTTCGCCCCCacattgttttttaatttttaattttatttttatattttgaatagTAACCCCCACGTATGTTGGTCCCAAAGGGCTGACAGTGATAAGCTATGAGTTGTCCTTTGGACCGACgcttaaatatataattaaaattctgataaataaataatcaaaattaaaccGACGGATTTGTagcattatttttttatataacttttttacaaatattttgtGAATTCTATTTCATAATGCATTTTAACAATTCGAGCGGTTTATTTTTAAATCTTTTATCTACCAAAAATTACTTAATTCTGAAATTATATGACAATTGAATTAAGAATTTATGATTTCTTTGTAAAATCgtattcttcaattttttttactataaatgaatattttaataattttaaatttatctaattttttgtaagaataatttatatatatataattttaaaagatgaacTATTCGAATTATTAGAATATATTACGAAGTGCACTCTTACAAATTAGgttaaaaaattggtacaaggaTCCATCAAGAATTAaattaggaaaaattagtatctggtccctagttcttactgttcattgactaagaccttattggttctcaaattttgattcaagtccctagcattaatgtgataatgaatttaaatgtttattatataatttttttaatataaaaattagtaattaatttagggtttaatactcacacctctattaaattctaattaattttcaattcaaacatttccaaaataataataaattaaattaaattaagtttgtacctattagtttttttttatatatataaaaagattctcaatttttaatcttaaatgtacccattcatataatttttcaattttttttaatcttaaatgtacccattctcaaatatatcaatttgttatatttaaaatgtaccctttttttttaatataaaatcctttcaaattttttaatccatgtttaaacttatatggatacattctttttcgttgatttgagaatgtatccatgttttggtacaataactttttttgttaattttggttaatgtacccatacatatatgtacacacacacaatataatagagagtataatttatattttattattttaaatcccataaattatgggttttatttaaaatctcattaatataaacaattacaaatttcaatttttaatttttaatttaaaaaatatagtaacttacattattacattaatgtcagggacctcaatcaaaaactaaaaactaacaaggtttcaattaaagaatattgataattagggaccgcatccaaagtgtctcATTAAATTATTAAGATAAATATATATGGCAAAATTGTAACCGTTGCTTCTTAATCTTCATCCTAATACAAAACTccaaaaaatcaacaaattttcttcctaattttcttTCGGTCAGAAAAAAGTAGGGCAACTTTTTCAATTTAGTCAACAATTTTTGTTGGCACTACGATTAAAGTAAGTACAGTGATTGAATATTTTAGTGGGAACTGAATAAATCAAGAGGCACAGAACTGAAGACAAATAGATAGAAAGATGAGTGGTGGTGAAAGCGAAGAGGGGCGGACGCTAGAGTTGACGCCGACATGGGTGGTCGCGGCGGTGTGCACGGTGATCGTCGCCCTTTCTCTTGCCGCGGAGCGCTTCCTCCACTACGGCGGCAAGTAcctgaagaagaagaaccagACGTCGCTCTACGAAGCGTTGCAGAAAATCAAGGAGGAGCTTATGCTTCTGGGGTTCATCTCTCTGCTCCTCACCGTCTTCCAGAACCCCATCTCCAAGTTCTGCGTCTCGGAGGACGTGATGGCGCATCTCTTGCCGTGCAAACTCCCCGGCGAGGCTGAGAAGGCAGAACCCACCTCCCATTTGGGCGGAATGCGGCGGCTCTTCGCGGAGGAGGGGTCGTTGCAGATCGGGTACTGCGCCAAAAAACACAAGGTGCCGTTGCTGTCGCTCGAAGCTCTGCACCATCTGCACATCTTCATCTTCGTCCTCGCCATCGTCCACGTCACCTTCTGCGTTTTGACTGTGGTTTTCGGAGGGTTTCAGATTCGCCGATGGAAAGTGTGGGAGGATGCGATCGCGAAGGAGAATTATGACGCGGAGCAACTTctcaagaagaaaaaagttaaaaaagttACCCATGTCCACCAGCACGCGTTTATCCGTGACCATTTTCTGGGCATGGGTAAAAATTCGGTCTTTCTCGGTTGGTTTCATTCGTTCATCAAGCAGTTTTACGCATCCGTGACTAAATCCGATTACATCACGCTTCGGCTCGGATTCATCAACACGCATTGCAGCGGAAACCCCAAATTCAATTTCCACAAGTACATGATGCGGTCTTTGGAGGACGATTTCAAgaaagttgttggcatcagttggTATCTGTGGATCTTTGTGGTGATCTTCCTGCTGATGAACATCAACGGCTGGCACACTTACTTCTGGATCGCTTTCGTCCCCTTCTTGCTTCTGCTCGCCGTGGGGACGAAGCTCGAGCACATCATCACCCAATTGGCACACGAAGTTGCAGAGAAACATATAGCAGTCGAAGGGGACCTCGTTGTGCAGCCGTCAGACGATCATTTCTGGTTCGGAAAACCCAGACTAATTCTGTTCTTGATCCATTTTATACTGTTCCAGAACGCTTTCGAAATCGCCTTCTTTTTCTGGATTTGGCTTCAGTACGGGTTCGATTCCTGCATCATGGGGCAAGTGAAGTACATTGTGCCGAGGCTGATCATCGGGGTGTTCATACAGGTGCTCTGCAGCTACAGCACGCTACCGCTTTACGCCATTGTTACGCAGATGGGGACTCATTTCAAGAAGGCGATTTTCGACGACCATGTGCAGGTGGGGCTTGTGGGTTGGGCGCagaaggtgaagaagaagaaggcaatgCAGGCTGCGAATGCCAACGATGCTTCTGATTCTGGACAGGGAAGTTCCCATGAGGGTTCTGCTGCTGGTTCTGTGGGAATTCAGATGGCCAAGTTTATGAACAAGGCAACTAAGAAGGAGGAGAGAGTAACTgaagataattaaattaagttatatatttttctttattttttttagaattaatTGAAGTTATAGCAAACAGAAGTTTGGATCTTGGATGTTTAGCTTGTCTTGTTTCTTGCTTGAGTTTCTAATTTAAGGTTGTGTGTGGACTGGATTGCAATATTATAACACGCCTATTTTATCTTATCGCCTACGcatcttgttaatttctattatTTGATTTTTGCCTATTTTATCTTATCGCCTACgcttcttgttaatttctattatttgatttttttcaatttatatgATATGATGGATAAAAATTGAGAATGGTGTATGGAATACACTGTCCTGTTATATATGCAAGTaggttttggttatttttgtCAATGTCTAGCCAAATGCATTTCTTGCTCTAAAATCCAAAAACTTGGGGGAAAGGGGTTGGCTACCTAACTTACTACCCTCtttcaaattaataaattattggAAATGATATCCGCGTGTTCATttgtatttgtgttttttttttaattattttatgatccattcaattcaaataTGGTAAATAAATACGTCTGTTACGTgtaagaggaaaaaaaagagtttgaaaatcaCTTATTCCAATTATAATAAGGACTTGTTTCAAAGTTATTTAAAATAACTTAAGACACTTCTCTCACTTTAAGTGTTTCATGCATGAAGTACATATATGATACTTatttctaaaaacacttaaagtgcttttgaaatctgaaatcaatttcatcaaaaacaattttaatcATTTCAATAGCATTTTCAAAAGagacataagaaaatataaattcataatatATAGCGGTTTACAATTCTTGAAAACGTATAGCAGTACAAGTATGCAATCctctaaataaaataaaagatatcTTATATATAAGGAGTCAAACAGTACCAATTATAATATTCTTGCAAAATTAACTATCTTAACATAGTTCATCAGAGTTCCACTTAGAAAGTCGATGAAACCGAAACAACATAGGGCTCTTAACTCAAATCCTTTGTCATAATTTATTTGTCAAATAAAAACATAACACATATGACCATGACAGTTGTTGATATCTtggtaattatttaaaaatgcGACTCCAAGCTAACAAGACTTCTCGCTTTATAAGATCAGAGAAAACGTCTATCGTATGCATCTTACCCTTACTTTGCAAAGATGTTATTTCCACGACTCGAACATGTGacatttttatcacaaatgagcTACTTTTCCGGTGCTCAAATGTTCACCTTCCATATAATAGTTATTTAattacatataaattataattcaCCAATAGTCTATCATAcatgttttcaaatttcaagaatTTTGATCCATCCCTCAAATTCCACATCATATGTGACATAGTTTATAACAAGTACTCAAAGCCTAGGTGTGGCTCCAAGACCCCAAAAATATGAGAGTTCTAATGGGGTCTTCTGCAGAGCagctccacctcctcctctcaACTGGTTTGGAAACTAAAAGAGCCCTACTATTTCTTTGATCTCCTTGGTTGGCCATGACCACCGCGGCGGCCTGATAAGCCTGCCGGATTCCGGAACATCTCTCGGAAACCCCTCGTCGGTTCTTCACACAGAGAACTCTCCCCACAGATGTTTTGGGGCTTCATTCTTGAAGGTAGTCTCTGTGTTTGTTGTTTGGCCACAAGGGTAAGATATTAGAACTGCTTATGGCCTTGCCTTGGTTTTTATAGAAGAACAAAATGGTAGGAACATGCTGACGTGGCCACTATTGTCAATGGGTtaggtaattaaaaaaatgatgattttcttttttgaggtgAAAATAAAAGATGCTGTGAATTATTGAAGTGGTGACCCAACTAGACCAGTATAATTATACAATATTGATTCCTTCTGAAGACATGAGGAAATGTTTAATAGTAAGAAATTGTGCAGGTGGGGAGCATGGGTTCATATCATAGGAATGAAATCCACTccgaaatctttcttttttggaGTCTCCGGACCAAGAGATTCAAactgtttgagagagagagagagagagagagagagagagagagagagagagagagagagagagagagagagagagagagagagagagagagagagagatcttagccgtttgatttttgaatttttgtgaaCTGGGTTAGTGAAATAGGCTAATGGAGGTCATATGGTTGAAATTAAGTGATCCATGTCTCTTAGTTCATAACTCTAAACACAGAAATCCAGAACGAATCTCAATCTCATATCATATGACACATGTTGAATCCAATGCCACGTTCTAGAGGAATGTGTGCTCATTGTGCTTTTGTCATATGCCAATATTGATAGCTAGTTGGCTACTTAGTTGATAGCTGGAATCGAATAAAGTTGGCTACTTACATGTAAACAATGATTAAAGTATTGATATAGGTGAAAATACCGATATTGATATTGGTTGTTGTCTTTGACGGAAATATGGAAATTGATGAATATGTCAACTCATTCAAATGTAGTTGAAATTAGAGAAAAATTCTTTAAAAAGTTCAAAAGTTCGAAATCTGCAACAGGTTGCAGCAAAATTTATGTAGTGAATCGATAAATATCATCGATATTCATTGATCTTCTTATATCTTACTGATATAGGGTGAAGTTTGCATTTCATCTCCCCCTTTCTATAGCGATccttaatttttcaaatattttgacGGAAATATAAAAAGATTTGTGaatattttaaacactaaatgtaagtagttttctttatatttgTAAGTTATAGTCTGATTGACTATAAATTACGAAAACAATATTTGCACACTTGTTTAAATGTAATTTGTCTATAAAAATAACTCTATACGTGTAAGAAACCAAGTGATTTCGGTGAAAGAAACTGAAAGAATATCGTATAGAATTCCAACTTATGTTGTGCTAAAAATTTGTAAGATGCCCCTTTCACATCCGAGTACGTAGATTCCAAAGGTTTCAAATCAAAAGGAGCAAAATGTTGATGGGAAGCTATCAACCTGAAGATGCTTTACTCACTGTGTTAAGATAATCCACTTATGGCTGTATGTTCACTTCCAACTCACAAGATGAAATGGTGGGAAGAGGAGGGGCATTTCATGACCTAGTTTAGTGATATTCGGTTCCTATTTTGTTAGAATCGTCTTGAGTTCAATTCTTATGTTTTTTCATACAAGCGATACTCGGGAGGGGAGTTAAACTTAGAATCTCGATTGCAGAAATAAATACGCTTTACTATTTGAGTTACATGCTCCTCAACAAGTTATATTGTGCAAAGAATATGCCCCTTTCAAATCCGAAtacattttttaacaaa encodes the following:
- the LOC126615719 gene encoding MLO-like protein 1 — protein: MSGGESEEGRTLELTPTWVVAAVCTVIVALSLAAERFLHYGGKYLKKKNQTSLYEALQKIKEELMLLGFISLLLTVFQNPISKFCVSEDVMAHLLPCKLPGEAEKAEPTSHLGGMRRLFAEEGSLQIGYCAKKHKVPLLSLEALHHLHIFIFVLAIVHVTFCVLTVVFGGFQIRRWKVWEDAIAKENYDAEQLLKKKKVKKVTHVHQHAFIRDHFLGMGKNSVFLGWFHSFIKQFYASVTKSDYITLRLGFINTHCSGNPKFNFHKYMMRSLEDDFKKVVGISWYLWIFVVIFLLMNINGWHTYFWIAFVPFLLLLAVGTKLEHIITQLAHEVAEKHIAVEGDLVVQPSDDHFWFGKPRLILFLIHFILFQNAFEIAFFFWIWLQYGFDSCIMGQVKYIVPRLIIGVFIQVLCSYSTLPLYAIVTQMGTHFKKAIFDDHVQVGLVGWAQKVKKKKAMQAANANDASDSGQGSSHEGSAAGSVGIQMAKFMNKATKKEERVTEDN